CCTTGTATTCACCATACGTACCCACAGACAATGATGTAAATACCGCCTGGGATTTAGCGAGGCGATTCACACAATGAAGTGGATTCCAATATCAGTGGTAATTCTCACCTTTATTTTCATAGCCATAGCCCTAGGACCCTCACTAACACCCTTCGATGCATACAACTCCTATTGGGATGGTTACTCAACAGCAGCCTCAATATGCCTAAAACCCGTCTATGCCCTACCGAGCAACCTCAGTGGTATCACCTCCATCTTCATAACCCCAGAAACAAACCTAAGTAGGTCCTTAATATCATCATTACTTAACTATGTGGTTAGTGGCGGTAGGTTAGTTGTAATTGACGGTAATGTGGAGGCTAGCAATCAATTACTAAGTGAGTTGGGTGTTGGGAGTAGGTTCACGAACCTCATGATTAGGGACCCAATACTCAATGTGATTAATGAGGAGTTCCCACTGGCGTTTGTGGTGAGTAACCCATTAATATCAATGAATCAGGGTGTGCTGGCGCTGGATAATGCCACGGTGATCGATATAGGCGACCCCAATGCTGTGGTTATTGCAGAAACAAGTCGCTTTAGTATTGCCGGTAACCTAACGGGTTCATTCCCAGTCATAGTTGCCATATCCATTGGTAGGGGTTATGTAATCCTCATTTCAAGCCCGGGGATGCTCATGAACTCATTAATTAATGAGGCAAATAATGAGGCCTTCCTCAGGGAATTATGCAGTAATGGTTCTGCGGTATACTTCGAGGGTGCATTGATTGAGAATCCACAGGGTATTGCCAAGGCCTGGTTACTTACGGCATATGCCTACGCATCCACATACCCAGTTAATTACCTACTGATTCTAGCGCCGGTAATACTTATGATAGTAGTATTATTAATAAAAAGGTAGTTTGAATGTAGCCAGTATGGGCTTTAGAGGAATTGATACCGTTAAGCGCATTAGGGATAATATATCAAGGGTATTCATTGGTAATGAACAAGCCGTCAGGATACTCCTAGCCACACTACTCAGTGAGGGTCATACCCTACTGCTCGGTCCCGTGGGTTCCGGAAAAACCACACTGGCGAAGACCATCGCATTGACAATTGGGGGCGTGTTTAAGAGGGTTCAGGTAACAAACGAGACCCTGCCATCCGACATACTTGGTTTCATGATTTATACGCCAAATACAGAACCAAGACTTGTTAAAGGCCCAATATTCGCAAATGTGGTACTGCTTGATGAAATAAATAGGGCGCCCCCGAGAACCCTATCGGCGCTCATTGAGGCAATGCAGGAGAGACAGATAACAATTGATGGCGTGCCACTTGAGCTACCCAGGCCCCATATAATAGTGGCAACAATGAATGTCATAGAGGTTGAACTTGGTTACTCCCAGCAATTGCCGTTGGTTATACTTGATAGGTTCGTGTCAAGTATATACATTAGTTACGTCAGTGATGAGGAGGAGATGGCGCTGGTTAGGGAGATAGATAAGATAGAACGTGAGATGATGACGCTGGGCAACATTACCAATGCCAATGATATGATGAGGATAATTAATGAAGTAAGGAATGTGTATGTCGATGACTCAGTGCTTAATTACATGATGGGCATAATCAGGGAGATAAGGAGGGACCCAAGAGTGCAGGTGACGCTAAGTACGAGGGCTCCAATAAGCCTATTTAAGATCTCAAGGGCTCTTGCATACCTTGATGGTAGGGATTATGTATTGCCTGATGATGTTAAGGTCGCTGCCTACTCAACACTAATGCACAGGATACTCCTAAGGCCTGAGTATAGGGGTTCCGTAACACCCATGAACATAATTGACGACGCAATAGGTAAGGTGCCAGTCCCACATTATATAGAGACCCAGGTAAAGGTATGAATAAGAGAGTAATTACTGATTGGGTTCGCATATTCGTAACTACTATACCCGTAGTATCAGCCATAGCCTCCATAGGTAATATACCACTTTTCTCATTATTCGTTGTAATGACCATAATAACATGGCTTTATTGGGATAGATACCCAATACCCATATCCCTTGCATTAATCGCATTGAACTCAATAGTGACAACGCCCATTAATATAGCGCTTACATCAATATCCACACTTGCCCTCGACAAAGCACTTAGGACAGGTAATGACAAGCCCTGGTGGCTCTATGCATCATCACTTACAGCATCAATATCAATAGCACTACTCCTCCTAAAGATCTACGTGGCGGTATCACTGGCCGTACCAACACTATACCTATTAATTAAGTCCCTGCTGAGTTTCATTAGATTCCACACGGTCAATATAGAGTTAAGGCCGGGCAAGGAATTAAGGACTAACGCCGGTACTGAACTCGCATACCCACTTACAATAGTTACAAGGCCTAGGTTAAGGGCCACAGTGAGAATTAAGGCCCCGAGGAACTTAACTATAAGCCCAAGTGAACTGCGTATTGATGGGGAGGGTACCGTCAATATAATTGCCAGGTATAGACTCGGTGGTGTGAAGAGGCCTAGGCTCATGCTTACGCTTATTGATGAGGCAGGGATTATTAGGGTTGCTAGGGTTATTAGACATCCGCGCATTACTGTGATTCCTAGGGCGAGGGCGGCTGTTGAGGCCGTAAGGGGTTTTCTGGCTCAGTCAATGTCATCATTGGGTATGGAGAATGTTCAGGAGGTTAGGGAGTACATACCTGGTGACCCAATTAGGAGAATTCATTGGAAGAAGAGCGCCAAATTAAATAGATTAACCATTAAATTAATGCAGAGTCAGGGGTTAATGGGGCCAATTGTCCTACTGTCCTATGCATCGAATTCCACCTTTGCCGATAAAATTGGGGAGGTGTTTGTTTACCTAACGGCTGAGTTATTAACAAGGATTCCAAGGGTGGAAGTTATTTCTATGAGTAGGGATGGTGAAGTCACTAATTACCTGCTTGATAAGGATAATTACTTCAACATGATTGATGAGATACTAGGCAGAATTGAGAATTTGGGCATTAGGCTCATTGGTGGTGGTGACTATGCAGACATACTGAGCATTATTAAGTATTTAATACCATTGAGGATTAAGGACATCGATAAGGAAGAGACAATAGTGATAGGGCAGGCATTATTCATGGAACCAATGTGCAAGGCACTCGGTGAACGTGCCATATGCATCTCGGTTTAGACGATAGTAATATTTTAATAATACATATTTATATAAGTAAGTAATACACATGTTACTAGTGAATGGGCTATGATGACCCTATTAGTATTAATCGAGGAGCTAGGCATTGCATTCATAACCATGCATTTCCTTACACCAAGCATTTACTACGTAGTAGCGCTGGGCTGGTTAAGGTCAAATAAGAGATCAGGCGATAAAACCGAGTTAAGTGTTGATCCACCATTAGTATCCGTCATAATACCAACGTATAATGAGGCCAAGGCAATAATCCAGAAACTCAATAATGTTTACTCCCAGGACTACCCTAGGGATAGGTTTGAGGTCATTATTGTCGATTCAGGGAGTACCGACAGAACCGTTGAGTTAATTCATGAGTGGATTAAGGGTCATGACGGTATTAATGTTAGGGTTATTGAGGAGGGTGCTCGAATGGGTAAGATGCATGCGTTAAACACGGCATTGAAGTATGCGAAGGGTGATATAATCGTGATTACTGATGCTGACTCAGCATGGACCCAAGACTCTCTTAGGAATGCCGTTACTTGGTTAATGACTGATGGTGTTGGGGCAGTCTCCTGTAATAAGATACCAAGGACTGATAAGGATGTCGAGGCCGAGTATAGGAGTTACTATGGATTACTTAGGATTGCCGAGAGTAGGAAGTTCTCCTCGGCAATATTCCACGGGGAACTAGCCGCATACAGGAGAGATTTACTTGAGAAGATTGGTGGTTTCCCAATGGATGTGGGTGCTGATGATAGTCACACGGCTGGTTTAATATCAATGTTGGGTTATAGGGCCATTATCCCCGAGAATGTTAGGTGTATTGAGTATGTGCCGAGCAAGGGCTATTGGATGTGGAGGATTAGGAGGGCTCAGCACTTGATTCAGCATTTCTTGAGGATTCTAAAGTACATGGTTACTAATGGTAAGGAACTACCCAGGGACTATAGGCAAATAATGCTTTATGAGTCATACCTACACCTCATTAATCCCTGGCTTTTCGTTATTGGATTCGTCCTTGTAATAATCTCCGCAATGCATGGGGCCATAATACCAATCGTGTTAATTCTGATTGGCATGGTATTATTAGCGATTAGGTTCTTCAGAACCTGGATAACCACCCAGGTAATACTCGTGGTAGCCTCCATTAGGAATCTATGGAATAAGGAGCTGGTATGGAGGAAGATAGAGAAGTAATTGGAATAGCGTCGGTAATTGCACCCCTTACAATACTCACATCATTAGTGCTACTTAACTATATTATCAATGGCTTACCATACATACCTGATTCCTGGGTCCACATAGCTCACTCAGAAACCCTATTGAGGACTGGCTACCTCTTTGGCCCATCACCAAACCCATCAATGGTCAGTTACAATTACCAATGGCCCACTGTAAACCTATTACTCACACTATCACAATCAGTGCTTGATCTAAAGCCCTTGCAGTCATTTTATATCGTGAACATACTGGCCTCCCTATCCATACTACCC
This is a stretch of genomic DNA from Vulcanisaeta moutnovskia 768-28. It encodes these proteins:
- a CDS encoding DUF58 domain-containing protein: MNKRVITDWVRIFVTTIPVVSAIASIGNIPLFSLFVVMTIITWLYWDRYPIPISLALIALNSIVTTPINIALTSISTLALDKALRTGNDKPWWLYASSLTASISIALLLLKIYVAVSLAVPTLYLLIKSLLSFIRFHTVNIELRPGKELRTNAGTELAYPLTIVTRPRLRATVRIKAPRNLTISPSELRIDGEGTVNIIARYRLGGVKRPRLMLTLIDEAGIIRVARVIRHPRITVIPRARAAVEAVRGFLAQSMSSLGMENVQEVREYIPGDPIRRIHWKKSAKLNRLTIKLMQSQGLMGPIVLLSYASNSTFADKIGEVFVYLTAELLTRIPRVEVISMSRDGEVTNYLLDKDNYFNMIDEILGRIENLGIRLIGGGDYADILSIIKYLIPLRIKDIDKEETIVIGQALFMEPMCKALGERAICISV
- a CDS encoding glycosyltransferase; this encodes MMTLLVLIEELGIAFITMHFLTPSIYYVVALGWLRSNKRSGDKTELSVDPPLVSVIIPTYNEAKAIIQKLNNVYSQDYPRDRFEVIIVDSGSTDRTVELIHEWIKGHDGINVRVIEEGARMGKMHALNTALKYAKGDIIVITDADSAWTQDSLRNAVTWLMTDGVGAVSCNKIPRTDKDVEAEYRSYYGLLRIAESRKFSSAIFHGELAAYRRDLLEKIGGFPMDVGADDSHTAGLISMLGYRAIIPENVRCIEYVPSKGYWMWRIRRAQHLIQHFLRILKYMVTNGKELPRDYRQIMLYESYLHLINPWLFVIGFVLVIISAMHGAIIPIVLILIGMVLLAIRFFRTWITTQVILVVASIRNLWNKELVWRKIEK
- a CDS encoding DUF4350 domain-containing protein, producing the protein MKWIPISVVILTFIFIAIALGPSLTPFDAYNSYWDGYSTAASICLKPVYALPSNLSGITSIFITPETNLSRSLISSLLNYVVSGGRLVVIDGNVEASNQLLSELGVGSRFTNLMIRDPILNVINEEFPLAFVVSNPLISMNQGVLALDNATVIDIGDPNAVVIAETSRFSIAGNLTGSFPVIVAISIGRGYVILISSPGMLMNSLINEANNEAFLRELCSNGSAVYFEGALIENPQGIAKAWLLTAYAYASTYPVNYLLILAPVILMIVVLLIKR
- a CDS encoding AAA family ATPase — its product is MGFRGIDTVKRIRDNISRVFIGNEQAVRILLATLLSEGHTLLLGPVGSGKTTLAKTIALTIGGVFKRVQVTNETLPSDILGFMIYTPNTEPRLVKGPIFANVVLLDEINRAPPRTLSALIEAMQERQITIDGVPLELPRPHIIVATMNVIEVELGYSQQLPLVILDRFVSSIYISYVSDEEEMALVREIDKIEREMMTLGNITNANDMMRIINEVRNVYVDDSVLNYMMGIIREIRRDPRVQVTLSTRAPISLFKISRALAYLDGRDYVLPDDVKVAAYSTLMHRILLRPEYRGSVTPMNIIDDAIGKVPVPHYIETQVKV